From Montipora foliosa isolate CH-2021 chromosome 6, ASM3666993v2, whole genome shotgun sequence, a single genomic window includes:
- the LOC138005634 gene encoding tigger transposable element-derived protein 6-like, whose amino-acid sequence MSFTGKQKRQELDLKTRFEVIKYSQANPQEIARKLGGKFHCGKTQIQSILLKKEEILKVFEANSSSNTKRPRGARNEEIDNRLLDWFRKARSKNMPITGPMLQEKAMQIAQGLDISQDEFKASNRWLDCFKSRNGIKGKFISGESGDVHEETVDSWKERLPELLQGYAPENIWNMDETGQFFRALPNKSLSQASGNCTGGKRSKERLTCAFFVNASVDKEKPIIIGKSANPRCFRGVSDRVTLPCEYFSQPKAWIESDILTEILRKLNARLRREKRTIVLLMDNASCHPKDLNDKLSQIKIVFLPKNTTSRLQPLDRRIIQTFKFKYYKRLLTHVVNKVDDCSTASEVCKSVNVLQAIRWTAMAWNDVPKSTVVKCFIKAGVLNCEGETNAAEAADSDFNPFAELDSDLAKETSGTNVVSIKETVNGCFDPPICQELPDNWEDSFFRQLRQGNLDVANNDKDDGNLDDEVQELPAVSKLASY is encoded by the coding sequence ATGTCATTTACTGGCAAACAGAAACGACAAGAGCTTGATttaaaaacacgttttgaagttATTAAATATAGCCAAGCTAATCCTCAAGAGATTGCAAGAAAACTTGGGGGCAAATTTCATTGTGGGAAAACCCAAATTCAGAGTATTTTACTAAAGAAGGAAGAGATCCTGAAGGTGTTTGAGGCTAATTCGAGCAGTAACACAAAACGACCAAGAGGAGCAAGAAATGAGGAAATTGACAACAGATTACTGGACTGGTTTAGGAAGGCGAGAAGCAAAAACATGCCTATTACTGGGCCCATGTTACAAGAAAAGGCCATGCAAATCGCTCAGGGTTTAGACATCTCACAAGACGAATTTAAAGCTTCCAACAGATGGCTTGATTGCTTCAAAAGCAGAAACGGGATTAAGGGTAAATTCATTTCTGGAGAATCAGGAGATGTCCATGAAGAAACAGTCGATTCCTGGAAGGAAAGACTTCCAGAACTCTTACAAGGATATGCGCCAGAGAACATATGGAACATGGATGAGACTGGGCAGTTTTTTAGAGCTTTGCCAAACAAGTCTCTGTCACAAGCGTCTGGTAATTGCACAGGAGGAAAGAGATCAAAGGAGAGACTGACTTGTGCTTTCTTCGTGAATGCGAGTGTGGACAAAGAGAAGCCCATCATCATTGGCAAGTCAGCCAATCCTCGATGCTTTAGGGGAGTCTCGGATAGAGTGACACTTCCATGCGAGTACTTCAGTCAACCCAAAGCCTGGATAGAAAGTGACATCCTTACTGAAATTCTAAGAAAACTGAATGCTCGATTAAGAAGAGAAAAACGTACAATAGTTCTTCTCATGGATAATGCGTCATGTCATCCCAAAGATCTTAATGACAAGCTCTCGCAGATAAAAATCGTCTTTTTGCCTAAAAACACCACATCTCGTTTGCAGCCTCTCGACCGTAGGATAATACAGACATTTAAATTCAAGTACTATAAGCGCCTATTGACACATGTGGTCAATAAGGTGGATGATTGCAGCACTGCGTCTGAAGTTTGCAAGTCTGTAAATGTTCTGCAGGCAATAAGATGGACTGCTATGGCATGGAATGATGTTCCAAAATCAACAGTCGTTAAATGTTTCATTAAGGCAGGGGTTTTAAATTGTGAAGGAGAAACAAATGCAGCAGAAGCGGCTGACAGCGACTTCAACCCTTTTGCCGAACTTGATAGTGACCTGGCAAAAGAAACAAGTGGGACAAACGTGGTCTCGATTAAAGAAACGGTAAATGGCTGCTTTGACCCACCAATTTGTCAAGAACTTCCAGACAATTGGGAGGATAGTTTTTTTCGACAATTACGCCAGGGTAACTTGGATGTCGCAAACAACGACAAGGATGATGGAAATCTTGATGATGAGGTTCAGGAACTTCCTGCGGTTTCGAAGCTGGCTTCCTATTGA